In Topomyia yanbarensis strain Yona2022 chromosome 2, ASM3024719v1, whole genome shotgun sequence, one DNA window encodes the following:
- the LOC131681811 gene encoding uncharacterized protein LOC131681811 isoform X1 has translation MIRLHRHEAAILSLGCWMVMCCISFATCDDVLMLPNVRTTLDDCHLRFHKLTALSAVKPIFGIPAVLKEFAHMGAIGWTESDGTISWRCGGTLIWYNFVMTAAHCAIDSNGRQPDVVRFGDLNIYSSEDDEFAQQLSISEIVRHPEHRFAAHYHDIALIKLEKNVSITDVVAPACLWTDNEVRFKVLEAAGWGRTGFAQEQTPVLLKVSLKPINNTECSSFYSKYSDRRLRKGLQDHHICAVDEKMDTCEGDSGGPLQIKLMHNGRVTPFIVGLTSFGTVCGSASPGVYTKVSSYHDWIVDTMKKHGASVDKSIFNATFCALRFVHVREFEDSVITHKSDNYTSVDTDLRHMFISSMPSHLVKLAWRAEGHENCYGVVIDEVTVLTVAQCAAFNGQPVTHILFLGTNEMNVSMVHIHPNYIEGSGYSNIAILSLEQLLPLAYIQPTCIWHDHNVRYEKTYVFGFGRADINRIFSPGEINSSIAILRPLVTFKNSSTCIISTNFTDRLRKGLASEHICTGNDFFLVPKSCELMIGGPIDDEIGIANNLYPLTIGLNQFGRDCGFGEHSVAIGLASHVDWMKTVLLKNYDVGGSSLQFLDPDLHLGDSCISDEGKKAQCVVASTCSRKWNQFLSARNINFCSSTSVICCPLEDIENDIEMHPDIATCPDIVRNLGYTVENGSLVMIGWMDNTTIDFRCMGTIITKSLILTTASCIGLKVPSFVQLLALNESEPNLREVESRLIHSGYNFTDNSNDIALVRLRQPLEWNFSVFPSCLWTNRTHTPLVLSMVYPHGIDPIVMLDQLVIAMYNSDCQRALNSTLHDSQICARYPGFISSCVYAPTVLQWYRHDSVQFVIGLASVDLECGYWDYMLFTRVSSFINWIGQAIVD, from the exons ATGATAAGGTTGCATCGACATGAAGCTGCGATTCTGTCGCTGGGTTGTTGGATGGTTATGTGTTGCATTTCTTTCGCTA CCTGCGATGACGTCCTTATGCTTCCGAACGTGCGTACTACTTTGGATG ATTGTCATTTACGATTTCACAAATTGACTGCCTTGAGCGCTGTGAAACCGATCTTCGGAATCCCAGCCGTGTTGAAGGAATTCGCTCATATGGGCGCAATTGGTTGGACTGAAAGTGACGGAACTATTTCGTGGCGCTGTGGCGGAACTTTGATCTGGTATAATTTCGTAATGACGGCAGCACATTGTGCTATTGATTCGAA TGGTCGCCAGCCTGATGTGGTAAGATTTGGCGATTTGAACATCTACAGTTCGGAAGATGATGAATTTGCTCAACAGTTGAGTATCAGTGAAATTGTGAGACATCCAGAACATCGCTTTGCAGCGCATTACCACGATATTGCATTGATAAAGTTGGAAAAGAATGTAAG TATTACTGACGTAGTTGCCCCTGCTTGTCTTTGGACTGACAACGAGGTCAGATTCAAAGTGCTTGAAGCTGCTGGTTGGGGTAGAACAGGTTTTG CTCAGGAACAGACGCCAGTATTGTTGAAGGTATCACTGAAACcaatcaacaatacagaatgcaGTAGTTTTTACTCGAAATATTCCGATCGTAGGTTGCGGAAAGGTCTTCAGGACCACCACATTTGTGCAGTTGACGAGAAAATGGACACTTGTGAA GGCGATTCAGGTGGTCCGCTTCAAATCAAGCTGATGCATAACGGAAGAGTAACACCTTTCATAGTTGGCCTAACATCATTTGGAACAGTTTGTGGCTCTGCGTCTCCCGGAGTGTACACGAAAGTGTCATCCTACCACGATTGGATTGTTGATACTATGAAAAAACACGGGGCGAGCGTCGACA AAAGCATCTTTAATGCTACGTTTTGTGCACTGCGGTTTGTACACGTTCGAGAATTTGAAGATTCTGTCATCACGCACAAAAGCGATAATTATACGTCCGTGGATACTGATTTGCGACATATGTTTATCAGCTCAATGCCATCGCACTTAGTGAAACTTGCTTGGAGAGCGGAGGGACATGAGAACTGTTATGGTGTAGTTATAGACGAAGTAACTGTGCTGACGGTGGCCCAATGTGCAGCTTTTAATGG ACAACCAGTCACACATATTCTGTTTTTGGGTACGAATGAGATGAACGTTTCTATGGTACATATCCATCCAAACTACATTGAGGGTTCCGGTTATAGCAACATTGCTATTTTGTCTTTGGAACAGTTacttcctcttgcatacatccaACCGACATGCATTTGGCATGATCATAATGTTCGCTACGAAAAAACCTATGTATTTGGGTTCGGCCGAGCGGACATCAATAGAATATTTTCTCCTGGTGAAATTA ATTCAAGTATTGCGATTCTTCGACCACTTGTAACCTTCAAGAATTCATCGACCTGCATAATATCTACCAATTTTACTGATCGGTTACGGAAGGGTTTAGCGAGTGAACATATTTGTACTGGAAATGATTTCTTCTTAGTACCGAAGTCATGCGAACTAATGATTGGAGGGCCAATAGACGATGAAATAGGAATAGCCAACAATCTCTACCCGCTAACTATTGGATTGAATCAGTTCGGAAGAGATTGCGGCTTTGGTGAACATTCGGTTGCTATTGGTCTAGCGAGCCACGTTGACTGGATGAAAACAGTATTACTGAAGAATTATGATGTTGGCGGGAGTTCGTTGCAATTCCTCGATCCCGATCTACATTTAGGCGATTCCTGTATCAGTGATGAAGGTAAAAAGGCACAGTGTGTAGTCGCTTCGACGTGTTCACGAAAATGGAATCAATTTCTTTCTGCGCGGAATATTAATTTTTGCTCTTCAACCTCTGTGATTTGTTGTCCGTTAGAGGATATTGAAAATGATATAGAAATGCATCCGGATATCGCAACCTGTCCAGATATTGTGAGAAATCTTGGATATACGGTTGAAAACGGTTCTTTG GTCATGATAGGTTGGATGGACAACACTACTATTGATTTCAGATGTATGGGTACCATAATTACGAAAAGTTTGATTTTAACCACAGCCAGTTGTATTGGACTAAAGGTGCCGTCTTTTGTACAACTTCTGGCATTGAACGAATCTGAGCCAAATTTGAGAGAAGTAGAAAGTCGACTTATTCATAGTGGTTACAACTTCACTGACAATAGCAACGATATCGCTCTGGTAAGATTGAGACAGCCCCTCGAATGGAATTTTTCTGTGTTTCCATCGTGCTTATGGACTAATAGAACGCATACCCCTTTGGTATTGAGTATGGTTTACCCGCATG GTATCGACCCAATCGTAATGCTTGATCAGCTAGTAATAGCTATGTATAACTCGGATTGTCAGCGAGCCCTTAACAGCACTTTGCACGATTCACAGATTTGCGCAAGATATCCTGGATTTATAAGTTCGTGCGTTTACGCACCAACCGTTTTGCAATGGTATCGTCACGATTCAGTACAATTTGTAATTGGTTTAGCATCAGTTGATTTAGAATGTGGCTACTGGGACTATATGCTATTTACTAGAGTTTCTTCCTTTATAAATTGGATAGGACAAGCTATTGTTGAttaa
- the LOC131681811 gene encoding uncharacterized protein LOC131681811 isoform X2 — protein MLPNVRTTLDDCHLRFHKLTALSAVKPIFGIPAVLKEFAHMGAIGWTESDGTISWRCGGTLIWYNFVMTAAHCAIDSNGRQPDVVRFGDLNIYSSEDDEFAQQLSISEIVRHPEHRFAAHYHDIALIKLEKNVSITDVVAPACLWTDNEVRFKVLEAAGWGRTGFAQEQTPVLLKVSLKPINNTECSSFYSKYSDRRLRKGLQDHHICAVDEKMDTCEGDSGGPLQIKLMHNGRVTPFIVGLTSFGTVCGSASPGVYTKVSSYHDWIVDTMKKHGASVDKSIFNATFCALRFVHVREFEDSVITHKSDNYTSVDTDLRHMFISSMPSHLVKLAWRAEGHENCYGVVIDEVTVLTVAQCAAFNGQPVTHILFLGTNEMNVSMVHIHPNYIEGSGYSNIAILSLEQLLPLAYIQPTCIWHDHNVRYEKTYVFGFGRADINRIFSPGEINSSIAILRPLVTFKNSSTCIISTNFTDRLRKGLASEHICTGNDFFLVPKSCELMIGGPIDDEIGIANNLYPLTIGLNQFGRDCGFGEHSVAIGLASHVDWMKTVLLKNYDVGGSSLQFLDPDLHLGDSCISDEGKKAQCVVASTCSRKWNQFLSARNINFCSSTSVICCPLEDIENDIEMHPDIATCPDIVRNLGYTVENGSLVMIGWMDNTTIDFRCMGTIITKSLILTTASCIGLKVPSFVQLLALNESEPNLREVESRLIHSGYNFTDNSNDIALVRLRQPLEWNFSVFPSCLWTNRTHTPLVLSMVYPHGIDPIVMLDQLVIAMYNSDCQRALNSTLHDSQICARYPGFISSCVYAPTVLQWYRHDSVQFVIGLASVDLECGYWDYMLFTRVSSFINWIGQAIVD, from the exons ATGCTTCCGAACGTGCGTACTACTTTGGATG ATTGTCATTTACGATTTCACAAATTGACTGCCTTGAGCGCTGTGAAACCGATCTTCGGAATCCCAGCCGTGTTGAAGGAATTCGCTCATATGGGCGCAATTGGTTGGACTGAAAGTGACGGAACTATTTCGTGGCGCTGTGGCGGAACTTTGATCTGGTATAATTTCGTAATGACGGCAGCACATTGTGCTATTGATTCGAA TGGTCGCCAGCCTGATGTGGTAAGATTTGGCGATTTGAACATCTACAGTTCGGAAGATGATGAATTTGCTCAACAGTTGAGTATCAGTGAAATTGTGAGACATCCAGAACATCGCTTTGCAGCGCATTACCACGATATTGCATTGATAAAGTTGGAAAAGAATGTAAG TATTACTGACGTAGTTGCCCCTGCTTGTCTTTGGACTGACAACGAGGTCAGATTCAAAGTGCTTGAAGCTGCTGGTTGGGGTAGAACAGGTTTTG CTCAGGAACAGACGCCAGTATTGTTGAAGGTATCACTGAAACcaatcaacaatacagaatgcaGTAGTTTTTACTCGAAATATTCCGATCGTAGGTTGCGGAAAGGTCTTCAGGACCACCACATTTGTGCAGTTGACGAGAAAATGGACACTTGTGAA GGCGATTCAGGTGGTCCGCTTCAAATCAAGCTGATGCATAACGGAAGAGTAACACCTTTCATAGTTGGCCTAACATCATTTGGAACAGTTTGTGGCTCTGCGTCTCCCGGAGTGTACACGAAAGTGTCATCCTACCACGATTGGATTGTTGATACTATGAAAAAACACGGGGCGAGCGTCGACA AAAGCATCTTTAATGCTACGTTTTGTGCACTGCGGTTTGTACACGTTCGAGAATTTGAAGATTCTGTCATCACGCACAAAAGCGATAATTATACGTCCGTGGATACTGATTTGCGACATATGTTTATCAGCTCAATGCCATCGCACTTAGTGAAACTTGCTTGGAGAGCGGAGGGACATGAGAACTGTTATGGTGTAGTTATAGACGAAGTAACTGTGCTGACGGTGGCCCAATGTGCAGCTTTTAATGG ACAACCAGTCACACATATTCTGTTTTTGGGTACGAATGAGATGAACGTTTCTATGGTACATATCCATCCAAACTACATTGAGGGTTCCGGTTATAGCAACATTGCTATTTTGTCTTTGGAACAGTTacttcctcttgcatacatccaACCGACATGCATTTGGCATGATCATAATGTTCGCTACGAAAAAACCTATGTATTTGGGTTCGGCCGAGCGGACATCAATAGAATATTTTCTCCTGGTGAAATTA ATTCAAGTATTGCGATTCTTCGACCACTTGTAACCTTCAAGAATTCATCGACCTGCATAATATCTACCAATTTTACTGATCGGTTACGGAAGGGTTTAGCGAGTGAACATATTTGTACTGGAAATGATTTCTTCTTAGTACCGAAGTCATGCGAACTAATGATTGGAGGGCCAATAGACGATGAAATAGGAATAGCCAACAATCTCTACCCGCTAACTATTGGATTGAATCAGTTCGGAAGAGATTGCGGCTTTGGTGAACATTCGGTTGCTATTGGTCTAGCGAGCCACGTTGACTGGATGAAAACAGTATTACTGAAGAATTATGATGTTGGCGGGAGTTCGTTGCAATTCCTCGATCCCGATCTACATTTAGGCGATTCCTGTATCAGTGATGAAGGTAAAAAGGCACAGTGTGTAGTCGCTTCGACGTGTTCACGAAAATGGAATCAATTTCTTTCTGCGCGGAATATTAATTTTTGCTCTTCAACCTCTGTGATTTGTTGTCCGTTAGAGGATATTGAAAATGATATAGAAATGCATCCGGATATCGCAACCTGTCCAGATATTGTGAGAAATCTTGGATATACGGTTGAAAACGGTTCTTTG GTCATGATAGGTTGGATGGACAACACTACTATTGATTTCAGATGTATGGGTACCATAATTACGAAAAGTTTGATTTTAACCACAGCCAGTTGTATTGGACTAAAGGTGCCGTCTTTTGTACAACTTCTGGCATTGAACGAATCTGAGCCAAATTTGAGAGAAGTAGAAAGTCGACTTATTCATAGTGGTTACAACTTCACTGACAATAGCAACGATATCGCTCTGGTAAGATTGAGACAGCCCCTCGAATGGAATTTTTCTGTGTTTCCATCGTGCTTATGGACTAATAGAACGCATACCCCTTTGGTATTGAGTATGGTTTACCCGCATG GTATCGACCCAATCGTAATGCTTGATCAGCTAGTAATAGCTATGTATAACTCGGATTGTCAGCGAGCCCTTAACAGCACTTTGCACGATTCACAGATTTGCGCAAGATATCCTGGATTTATAAGTTCGTGCGTTTACGCACCAACCGTTTTGCAATGGTATCGTCACGATTCAGTACAATTTGTAATTGGTTTAGCATCAGTTGATTTAGAATGTGGCTACTGGGACTATATGCTATTTACTAGAGTTTCTTCCTTTATAAATTGGATAGGACAAGCTATTGTTGAttaa